In Paenibacillus xylanilyticus, the genomic window AAGGGAGCATTTCCGGGCACCATCTGTTGACGATTTCAAACAGTTTTACCGTTTCCATATCCACAATAATCACCCTTTCCTACTCGAATTCCAAAATGGTAAGTCATTCGGCGCGAATCGGAAAAGCATATGGCCTGTGAAAGTGAAGGGCAGATCCTGCTATACATCATATTTAGGAGCCGTGCACAATTATTATACCACAATTAAATAAATTGTTAACCGTACATGTGTCTCAACTTCGGCGGAAAGAACCCATGACACCGACTGTCTCAACGATATTAACGAACGCATTTGGATCGGTTTCCTTGATGATGCGTTTAATCTCAACCAGCTCATAACGAGTAGTCACTGTCATTAACATGTCCTTTTCAATGTCGGTGTATGCTCCCTGAGTTTTGATCTTGGTGACACCACGGGGACGAACCAGCAATTTCTTCAACATCGCTTCCGTCTCGTTGGTGATAATGTACAATGTCACCTTAACATGGCTGATATGGATCAGATCAAGCACCTTACCGGTAATATAGATCGAAACCATGGAGGCGAGAGCAATATTCCAGTCATTGTTCAAATAACCGGCGAGCATAATAATAGCCCCATTCATACCCGCCATAACGGTACCGATGGGGAAATCCCGGTAACGCGTGAAAATGGAACCCACAATGTCGAGTCCTCCTGTAGAACCCCCAACACGGAAGGAGATGCCTGTACCAAGACCTACGAGCACGCCGCCAAACACACAGCTGAGCAGAGGGTCTGTTGCCACGACAAAAACAGGCAGCAACCCGATAAACCAGGATGTGGCAGCTACCGACACGATGCTTAATATAATAAATCGTCGTCCAAGAATAAACCAACCTGCGACTAGCAGAGGAATGTTGAGAACAAAGTACATTATACTAAGATTCAGGCTTGTAAAATAACCAAGAAGCATGGAAATACCGGATACCCCGCCGCTTAACAGCTGATGGGGAACCAAAAACCAGTTGAAGCCACAGGCAATAGCTGCAGCACCCAATATGATCACCAAAGAGTGCCATATTATTTTGGGCAATTTAATCACCTCATTTATATTTAAAACCAGATTGCTGGTAATCTTGAATTGTTTTGTGATATAATGATTTGTGGATATTCTTGAGTAGGGAACTTTTTCCAATTGGAACGATAAAATTTGAAATGTTTCAAACACATGTATGTAGTTTTAGTCTTATGTTGGGGACCCATTCATGAATTATGGTCATTGGTGAAAATAATTCGTGCAGATGGGATACCCTATAAATATTAACGCTACTTAAGAATACAGACAACAAAGTGGATTGTCCACCATGTCCACCCTATAGAAGGAGTATGAATAATTTTGACAAATTTCTCAGATTTCAATTTAGAACCATTGGTGCTGCAAGCCATCACCGAACTCGGGTTTGAAGAGGCGACGCCGATTCAATCCAAATCGATCCCTATTGCGCTTGAAGGCAAGGATTTGATCGGCCAAGCTCAAACAGGTACTGGTAAAACAGCTGCATTCGGTATCCCGCTGATCAGCAAAATCTCCAAAAGTGACGAAAAAATCCGCGCCCTCATCATGGCACCTACACGTGAACTTGCGATCCAAGTTGCCGAAGAGATCGAAAAACTTACCCGCTTCAAAGGTTTGCGCTCCCTGCCAATTTACGGAGGACAAGATATCGTTCGTCAAATCCGTGCACTGAAAAGAAAACCACAGATTATCATCGGTACACCTGGACGTCTCCTGGATCACATCAACCGCAAAACGATTAAACTTGAAGATGTACAAACTGTTGTATTGGATGAAGCAGATGAAATGCTCGACATGGGCTTCATGGAGGATATCCAATCCATCCTGAAACAAGTCCCAGCTGATCGTCAAACGATGCTCTTCTCAGCAACAATGCCTCCTAACATTCAAAAATTGGCTCAGCAATTCCTGACTAATCCTGAGCACGTGTCCGTTATCCCTAAACAAGTTAGCGCACCTTTGATTGACCAAGCGTACATTGAAGTGCCAGAGCGTCAAAAATTCGA contains:
- a CDS encoding YitT family protein; this encodes MPKIIWHSLVIILGAAAIACGFNWFLVPHQLLSGGVSGISMLLGYFTSLNLSIMYFVLNIPLLVAGWFILGRRFIILSIVSVAATSWFIGLLPVFVVATDPLLSCVFGGVLVGLGTGISFRVGGSTGGLDIVGSIFTRYRDFPIGTVMAGMNGAIIMLAGYLNNDWNIALASMVSIYITGKVLDLIHISHVKVTLYIITNETEAMLKKLLVRPRGVTKIKTQGAYTDIEKDMLMTVTTRYELVEIKRIIKETDPNAFVNIVETVGVMGSFRRS